In Chitinophaga sp. HK235, a single window of DNA contains:
- a CDS encoding carboxypeptidase-like regulatory domain-containing protein yields the protein MRDPVTKFNQIIRYLIFFPLCCCFYLPLSAQHAIKGTVYQKDTRTTLSGATILLYDEKARIKAQTISDEHGNFLINNVPIGFYRLLVSFMGNRTEMIPVEITTRTRTLAFNFIQLSPSISLSRVEVKADRPLMAIRKDTIEFSASDLPTLPNANMHNLIEKIPGLTMDENGNLSYLGSPIKELFIDGRSVLQNMNSAKRLMEILKADLADKIQISDKKNLSGMTEPGRNEKVLNIIVKAEMRKGVRGSVAGGYGTHDRYNANTTFNMFRKKITVLGDILANNNNTLSDANTNYSVNFLGNNQQGINKILNIGTFTTMEVNKKIKLAVNLKHQEQDITANELQQRENIFQDSSTFYHSNNLKHQNFKRTGGNFFLDIQPDVNNKITITAIVERERQEQHNTRSYNTTGSRMNTLNAGTLSNNDSAINKTLETMVDYSHKFGRTGRVLAFHGEFRQSWLYSYQLNINNNNIFSPFTAADSLNQKVSPKNDIIQLVLGASYSEPIGKNWMASVNYVLRDYNTNNRQNTSDFSDIIHGYLRNDSLTYCFNSKVTNHLVKPSLTYNKGKLMVIGAAGLSLNNMNSDNFTSHQKFTNQTTYVDHALTAVVKIDPYKTLNVSYSGMTIPVEPKQLWPINNNSNPLYVQLGNPDLINSFINSLLFSYFSNSIRGEVFADAMEIRHYRNAFSTTVFTDSIGRQVSMPINVSGNWGALNNIIFGWRLKKPGLTINYSNAFDYSRAMTKFNNLDNVSKKFSFLQSVGVSFTWKKMLEISGKAIMDYKGNMYSLQNNDYNDYIQYTMGLNVNAWLPLDFNIGTNVNYTNNTEARAHFTLFNGWVGRSFLHNKSLLAKFFAFDLLHQNKSIQAYYGNTFRETLQTTNLSQYFMFSLSYSYGRKGSKNPLPQIPR from the coding sequence ATGCGCGATCCAGTAACCAAATTCAACCAGATCATACGCTATTTAATCTTCTTTCCACTTTGTTGTTGTTTCTATCTGCCTCTTAGCGCGCAACATGCGATTAAGGGGACAGTTTACCAGAAAGATACCAGGACAACCCTTTCCGGCGCAACCATATTATTGTATGATGAAAAAGCCAGAATAAAAGCCCAGACAATTTCAGATGAACATGGCAATTTTCTTATCAATAATGTGCCTATTGGTTTCTATAGATTACTGGTGAGTTTTATGGGAAACAGAACAGAGATGATTCCTGTAGAAATCACTACCAGAACACGTACACTGGCATTCAACTTTATTCAGCTCTCACCCAGTATCAGCCTCAGCAGAGTGGAAGTAAAAGCTGACAGGCCACTAATGGCCATTCGCAAAGACACCATTGAATTCAGCGCCAGTGATCTGCCCACATTGCCCAATGCCAATATGCACAACCTCATTGAAAAAATTCCAGGTCTCACGATGGATGAAAACGGTAACCTGTCTTACCTCGGCTCACCCATCAAGGAACTGTTCATCGACGGCCGCTCTGTACTTCAGAATATGAACAGCGCTAAACGCCTCATGGAAATACTCAAAGCTGACCTGGCAGATAAAATTCAGATCTCCGACAAAAAAAATCTCTCAGGCATGACAGAACCTGGTAGAAATGAAAAAGTGCTGAACATTATTGTTAAGGCGGAAATGAGAAAAGGTGTCCGCGGCAGTGTTGCCGGCGGATACGGCACTCATGACCGATACAACGCCAACACTACCTTCAACATGTTCCGAAAAAAAATCACCGTATTGGGAGATATACTGGCCAACAACAACAATACACTCAGTGATGCCAACACAAACTATTCAGTTAATTTCCTGGGCAACAACCAGCAAGGCATCAACAAAATCCTGAACATTGGCACCTTTACCACAATGGAAGTCAACAAAAAAATTAAACTCGCTGTCAACCTCAAACACCAGGAACAGGATATCACTGCCAATGAGCTGCAACAACGCGAAAACATCTTCCAGGACAGCAGCACATTCTATCATAGCAACAACCTGAAGCACCAAAATTTCAAACGTACCGGCGGGAATTTTTTTCTCGACATTCAACCTGATGTAAACAATAAAATTACAATAACTGCTATTGTTGAACGGGAAAGACAGGAACAACACAATACACGCAGCTACAACACCACCGGCTCCCGCATGAACACATTAAACGCCGGAACACTCAGCAACAACGACAGCGCCATTAACAAAACACTCGAAACTATGGTTGACTACTCCCATAAATTCGGGAGAACAGGACGTGTGCTTGCCTTCCATGGAGAATTCAGACAAAGCTGGTTATATAGCTACCAGCTTAATATCAATAACAACAACATTTTCAGTCCTTTTACCGCAGCCGACTCCCTTAATCAGAAAGTCAGTCCCAAAAATGATATTATTCAGCTTGTACTCGGAGCCAGCTACAGTGAACCGATAGGTAAAAACTGGATGGCATCAGTCAACTACGTACTAAGGGATTATAACACCAATAACCGCCAGAACACTTCAGACTTCAGCGATATCATACACGGTTATTTGCGTAATGATTCCCTGACTTACTGCTTTAACAGTAAAGTCACCAACCACCTTGTCAAACCATCCCTCACCTACAACAAGGGGAAATTAATGGTGATAGGTGCAGCAGGACTATCTCTCAATAACATGAACAGTGACAACTTTACCAGTCACCAGAAATTTACCAACCAGACTACTTACGTAGACCATGCCTTAACAGCAGTGGTAAAAATAGATCCTTACAAAACGCTAAACGTCAGTTATAGTGGCATGACCATACCAGTAGAACCCAAACAGCTATGGCCGATCAACAACAACAGCAATCCCCTGTATGTGCAACTGGGTAATCCCGATTTAATCAACAGTTTCATCAATTCACTGCTCTTCTCTTACTTCTCCAACAGTATCAGGGGGGAAGTATTTGCAGATGCCATGGAAATAAGACATTATCGGAACGCATTCTCCACAACAGTTTTCACCGATTCAATCGGCAGGCAGGTAAGCATGCCTATCAATGTATCAGGTAACTGGGGTGCACTCAACAATATAATCTTTGGATGGCGGCTCAAAAAACCCGGATTAACTATCAACTATAGCAACGCCTTTGATTACTCAAGGGCTATGACAAAGTTTAACAATCTGGATAATGTCAGCAAAAAGTTTTCTTTCCTTCAATCAGTAGGTGTCTCTTTTACCTGGAAAAAAATGCTGGAAATAAGCGGCAAAGCGATCATGGATTATAAGGGCAACATGTATTCGCTGCAAAATAATGACTACAACGACTACATACAATACACCATGGGCCTGAATGTAAACGCATGGCTTCCCCTGGATTTTAATATAGGCACCAATGTTAACTACACCAACAACACCGAAGCCCGCGCACATTTTACACTTTTTAATGGCTGGGTTGGCAGGAGCTTTCTGCATAACAAGTCCTTATTAGCCAAATTCTTTGCATTTGACCTCCTGCACCAAAACAAAAGTATTCAGGCCTATTATGGCAATACCTTCCGCGAAACATTACAAACAACCAATCTCTCGCAATACTTTATGTTCAGCCTTTCCTACTCTTATGGCAGGAAAGGCTCCAAAAATCCATTGCCTCAGATACCCAGATAA
- a CDS encoding DUF2867 domain-containing protein: MKKQYTYFEDVRKIRIKDNDHTLQKIWAIGGQNGWYYGNWMWQLRGYLDELAGGPGLRRGRRHSSELVEGDYLDVWRVAVADKTGRRLLLQAEMKLPGEAWLEFTIKEDILVQTASFHAYGLAGKLYWYLMLPFHGFIFPGMIRKLI, translated from the coding sequence ATGAAAAAACAATATACCTATTTCGAAGATGTTAGAAAGATCAGAATTAAAGATAATGATCACACTTTGCAAAAGATATGGGCTATAGGAGGACAGAACGGATGGTATTATGGCAACTGGATGTGGCAGTTACGGGGGTACCTGGACGAGCTGGCAGGTGGACCAGGACTCAGGCGGGGAAGGAGACATTCTTCTGAATTGGTGGAAGGCGACTATCTGGATGTATGGAGAGTTGCAGTAGCAGACAAAACGGGCAGAAGATTATTGTTACAGGCTGAAATGAAACTACCGGGGGAAGCCTGGCTCGAATTCACCATAAAGGAAGATATACTGGTACAGACTGCTTCCTTTCACGCATATGGTTTAGCAGGAAAATTGTATTGGTATCTGATGTTGCCCTTTCATGGATTTATATTTCCGGGCATGATCCGCAAACTGATTTAA
- a CDS encoding DinB family protein — MDIKKEIVKTLKDLLLKSNAHVNFAAAVKGMPVELRGVVPEQLPYSVWQLVEHIRLTQADILDFSRDAAYQSPPWPEGYWPRKTAPANDEAWRQSLEQIKSDTHAFIALLEAPEADLFRPFPYGDGQHLFREALLIADHTSYHTGEIIAVRRLLNAWK, encoded by the coding sequence ATGGATATCAAAAAGGAAATCGTCAAAACATTGAAGGATCTTTTACTGAAATCCAATGCACATGTCAATTTCGCTGCTGCTGTCAAAGGTATGCCTGTGGAGTTACGGGGTGTGGTGCCGGAACAGTTGCCCTACAGTGTCTGGCAGCTGGTAGAACATATCAGGCTTACTCAGGCAGACATTCTGGATTTCAGCCGTGATGCAGCCTATCAATCACCACCCTGGCCGGAAGGCTACTGGCCCAGGAAGACGGCACCTGCCAATGATGAGGCTTGGCGACAAAGCCTTGAGCAGATCAAGTCAGATACACATGCCTTTATTGCATTGCTGGAAGCGCCTGAGGCAGACCTTTTCAGGCCTTTCCCCTATGGAGACGGACAACATCTTTTCCGGGAAGCGCTACTGATCGCGGACCATACCAGTTATCATACCGGTGAAATTATTGCGGTGCGGCGTTTGCTGAATGCCTGGAAATAA
- a CDS encoding L-histidine N(alpha)-methyltransferase — protein MQSPVIPGHMVFYKNKPVTGTFYEEVVRGLTAPQKYLDSKYFYDVTGDQLFQQIMQCHEYYLTGCEMEILTTRAAEITDAITRQAGTFDVVELGAGDATKSIHLLRQLLTSEVDFTYFPIDISANVIRHLEQELPAALPDLQLKGLNGEYFGMLQAANTYSRKKKVVLFLGANIGNFDPAAAHSFCEELRELLQPGDLLLTGFDLKKHPQVILHAYNDDAGITKAFNLNLLTRINRELGANFDLSKFEHYPTYDPGTGACKSYLISLENQQVKIGDNVYIDFAENEPLYMEISQKYSLEETEQLALQAGFKPVARFFDSKKWFVDCLWQCD, from the coding sequence ATGCAATCCCCTGTAATTCCTGGCCACATGGTCTTTTACAAAAACAAACCGGTGACTGGCACCTTTTATGAAGAAGTTGTCCGCGGCCTTACTGCTCCGCAGAAATACCTGGACTCCAAATATTTTTATGATGTTACCGGTGATCAGCTGTTTCAGCAGATCATGCAGTGCCACGAATATTACCTGACCGGCTGTGAGATGGAAATCCTCACCACCCGCGCAGCAGAAATCACTGACGCCATCACCCGGCAGGCCGGCACTTTCGATGTGGTGGAACTGGGTGCCGGAGATGCAACCAAATCTATACACCTGCTGCGCCAGCTGCTGACCAGCGAGGTAGACTTCACCTATTTCCCGATTGATATATCTGCCAATGTAATCCGCCACCTCGAACAGGAACTGCCGGCAGCCCTCCCTGACTTGCAGTTAAAAGGCCTGAATGGTGAATATTTTGGAATGCTGCAGGCAGCAAATACCTATAGCCGTAAAAAGAAAGTAGTACTGTTTCTGGGAGCCAACATCGGCAACTTCGATCCCGCGGCAGCCCACAGCTTCTGCGAAGAATTGAGAGAGCTGCTGCAACCCGGAGACCTTCTGCTGACCGGCTTCGATCTGAAAAAACATCCGCAGGTAATCCTGCATGCCTATAACGACGACGCAGGTATTACAAAAGCATTTAACCTTAACCTGCTCACCCGTATCAACCGGGAGCTAGGGGCCAATTTTGACCTCTCAAAATTCGAACATTACCCCACTTACGATCCTGGTACCGGGGCCTGTAAAAGTTATCTGATAAGCCTCGAAAATCAACAGGTAAAAATCGGCGATAATGTATACATCGACTTCGCGGAAAATGAACCACTGTATATGGAAATATCCCAGAAATATTCTCTGGAAGAAACAGAGCAACTGGCGTTGCAGGCAGGCTTTAAACCGGTAGCCCGCTTCTTCGATAGTAAAAAATGGTTTGTAGATTGCCTCTGGCAGTGTGACTGA
- the egtB gene encoding ergothioneine biosynthesis protein EgtB, whose translation MQLKNDYIKVRKRTEDICAPLKTEDYVVQPVVDVSPPKWHLGHTTWFFETFVLTPNAKGYTEFDPQYNFVFNSYYESIGARVIRTDRGNLSRPSVEDIMRYRRYVDEAMIAFLEQEQTPELNALITLGLNHEEQHQELLYTDIKYILGHNPLFPAYDPNKTAVSATKPTASWLKMKAGLYEIGYAGNGFCFDNELGKHKVYLGDFAISETLVTNAEYLGFIEAGGYHDFRHWHAEGWDWVKKNQVGMPMYWYHVDGQWLHYNWQGLQSLQPDAPLCHISYYEAAAFASWKGFRLPTEFEWEAAAPSLSWGVRWEWTESAYLPYPGFAKAPGAIGEYNGKFMVNQIVLRGASEVTPPHHSRISYRNFFHPSLRWQFTGIRLAK comes from the coding sequence ATGCAACTGAAAAATGATTATATCAAAGTACGCAAAAGGACGGAAGATATCTGCGCACCGCTTAAAACGGAAGACTACGTAGTACAACCCGTGGTAGATGTAAGCCCACCCAAATGGCACCTCGGGCATACCACCTGGTTTTTTGAAACCTTTGTATTGACACCTAACGCTAAAGGATATACGGAGTTTGACCCGCAATATAATTTTGTTTTCAACAGTTACTACGAATCTATAGGTGCACGGGTTATCCGCACCGACCGGGGCAATCTGAGCCGGCCTTCCGTGGAAGATATTATGCGTTACCGCCGGTATGTAGATGAAGCTATGATAGCATTCCTTGAACAGGAACAAACGCCTGAGCTCAATGCTCTCATTACCCTCGGATTAAATCATGAAGAACAACATCAGGAATTATTATACACAGACATCAAATACATTCTGGGCCATAATCCGCTTTTCCCGGCCTATGACCCAAATAAAACAGCAGTCTCCGCAACAAAACCCACAGCTTCCTGGTTAAAGATGAAGGCCGGCCTCTATGAAATAGGTTATGCCGGCAACGGTTTCTGCTTTGATAATGAGCTGGGCAAACATAAAGTATACCTCGGTGATTTCGCTATCAGTGAAACGCTGGTCACCAATGCAGAATATCTCGGTTTTATAGAAGCCGGCGGCTACCATGACTTTCGTCACTGGCATGCAGAAGGATGGGACTGGGTGAAGAAAAACCAGGTGGGAATGCCCATGTACTGGTATCATGTGGATGGACAATGGCTGCATTACAATTGGCAGGGGTTGCAATCCCTCCAACCTGATGCACCTTTGTGTCATATCAGTTATTACGAAGCAGCCGCATTCGCCTCCTGGAAAGGATTTCGCCTGCCTACTGAATTTGAATGGGAGGCAGCTGCGCCATCACTCTCCTGGGGAGTACGCTGGGAATGGACAGAAAGCGCTTATCTTCCCTATCCCGGCTTCGCTAAAGCCCCGGGTGCAATCGGTGAGTACAATGGCAAGTTTATGGTCAATCAGATAGTACTCAGAGGCGCTTCGGAAGTAACACCTCCACATCATAGCCGCATCAGCTACCGCAACTTTTTCCATCCTTCCCTGCGATGGCAGTTTACCGGTATCAGGCTCGCAAAATAA
- a CDS encoding ABC transporter permease/substrate-binding protein, translating into MDTPETFFDFVRQQSGKLLEQTLTHTGLTFISVLIAVCIGVPAGILISRHKKLAGPVLGITGILQTIPSIALLGFMIPLLGIGPKPAIVALFLYALLPVVRNTYTGILGVDTSVMEAATGMGMNRRQLLLRVQLPLAMPVILAGIRTATVINVGVATLAAYIAAGGLGEFIFGGIALNNTNMMLAGAIPAALLAILFDWGLAQLQRLNSRKARKTILILPALLLLLSSFYLLPESYSSHLKAGFTPEFMGRKDGAIGLRTVYGLHLRTLVISDMIMYKAAYEKKIDVISGSSTDGRVKAFDLVVLEDDKHIFPPYYAAPVVRQEVLDKYPELEHIINLLAGTINDSIMTDLNYRVDYLKQNPQQVAKDFLVKTGLWKPARSGTKGTVRIGAKIFGDGYILANMYQILIAGYTDLTATTKTGLGGTKIVFDALVNDQIDLYPEYTGTGLLVILQAPQHIVDSIIGDSKKVYDYVKDGFDKQYHVKWLNPIGFNNTYALMMRREQASRLHISTISGLTNYIHHH; encoded by the coding sequence ATGGACACGCCTGAAACCTTCTTCGACTTCGTCCGGCAGCAATCCGGTAAACTGCTTGAACAAACCCTCACCCACACCGGCCTTACATTTATCTCCGTGCTGATAGCGGTATGCATTGGTGTACCCGCCGGTATCCTCATCTCCCGCCATAAAAAACTGGCAGGCCCTGTACTCGGTATTACAGGCATACTGCAAACCATCCCCAGCATTGCCCTGCTGGGTTTTATGATCCCCTTGCTGGGCATAGGCCCCAAACCCGCCATCGTGGCCCTGTTTCTTTATGCATTACTGCCGGTGGTACGTAACACCTACACTGGTATACTGGGTGTAGATACCAGTGTCATGGAGGCTGCTACCGGTATGGGCATGAACCGGCGCCAGTTGTTGCTCCGCGTACAGCTGCCACTGGCTATGCCTGTCATACTGGCTGGCATTCGTACCGCTACGGTCATCAACGTAGGAGTAGCCACATTGGCAGCCTATATCGCTGCCGGCGGCCTCGGCGAGTTTATTTTCGGCGGTATCGCCCTCAACAATACCAACATGATGCTGGCAGGTGCCATCCCCGCCGCATTGCTGGCCATCCTGTTCGACTGGGGACTGGCACAGCTCCAGCGCCTCAACAGCCGGAAAGCACGTAAAACAATACTCATACTGCCCGCTCTCCTCCTGCTCCTCTCCTCTTTCTACCTGCTGCCAGAAAGTTATAGCAGTCACCTTAAAGCTGGATTCACCCCGGAATTTATGGGTAGGAAAGATGGTGCCATCGGGCTGCGCACCGTATACGGACTGCACCTGCGAACCCTCGTTATCAGTGATATGATCATGTATAAGGCCGCCTATGAAAAAAAAATCGACGTGATCAGCGGCAGCAGCACAGATGGAAGAGTAAAAGCTTTTGACCTGGTAGTACTGGAAGATGACAAACACATCTTTCCACCTTATTATGCAGCTCCTGTAGTAAGGCAGGAGGTCCTGGATAAATATCCCGAACTGGAGCATATAATCAACCTCCTGGCTGGTACAATTAATGATAGCATAATGACGGACCTGAACTACCGGGTGGATTATCTCAAACAAAACCCGCAGCAGGTAGCCAAAGATTTCCTGGTCAAAACCGGACTATGGAAACCAGCCAGGAGCGGCACCAAAGGTACTGTCCGCATCGGCGCTAAAATATTCGGGGACGGCTATATCCTGGCAAACATGTATCAGATACTGATAGCAGGATATACCGATCTCACTGCCACCACCAAAACAGGACTCGGTGGCACTAAAATCGTATTCGACGCACTGGTCAACGATCAGATAGACCTCTATCCGGAATATACCGGTACCGGCCTGCTGGTGATTCTCCAGGCGCCACAACATATTGTAGACAGTATCATCGGCGACAGCAAAAAAGTATATGACTATGTAAAGGATGGCTTTGATAAACAATACCACGTGAAATGGCTCAACCCTATCGGCTTTAATAACACCTACGCACTGATGATGCGTCGCGAACAGGCATCCAGGCTACATATCAGCACAATATCCGGTTTAACAAACTATATACACCATCACTAA
- a CDS encoding ABC transporter ATP-binding protein, with product MIKLSHVSKNFGHGKNAVNDLSFEVQAGETLVLLGTSGCGKTTTLRMINRLLIPDQGDIFIGEKNIREEVPENLRRSIGYVMQNTGLFPHYTVQENIGVVPQLLHWNKTHIRDRVWTLLQKLRLPPEQYAHVYPQHLSGGQQQRVGLARALAADPPILLMDEPFGALDPLTRISVRKEFKALDELNSKTIIIVTHDIEEAFELGNRICVMNEGRIQQLGSATELLFNPANDFVRNFLDKQRLELELKSLRLLDIWPYLNGTGETAGILLPGETSCWDTLENLTTSAATATFRGENKHLDGNILMNAITAFKKNVSQNGHA from the coding sequence ATGATTAAACTATCTCATGTTTCTAAAAATTTCGGACACGGCAAAAATGCAGTGAACGACCTCTCCTTTGAAGTACAGGCTGGTGAAACACTGGTACTGCTGGGTACCAGCGGCTGCGGCAAAACAACAACCCTTCGTATGATCAACCGCCTGCTCATACCAGATCAGGGGGATATCTTCATCGGAGAAAAAAATATCAGGGAAGAGGTCCCGGAAAACCTGCGCAGAAGTATCGGTTATGTCATGCAAAACACAGGGCTGTTTCCGCATTATACCGTCCAGGAAAATATCGGGGTGGTGCCACAGCTGTTGCACTGGAACAAAACACATATCCGCGACAGGGTCTGGACATTACTGCAAAAGCTGCGGCTGCCACCGGAACAATACGCCCACGTATATCCGCAGCACCTCAGCGGCGGACAACAGCAACGGGTGGGACTAGCCCGCGCCCTCGCCGCCGATCCGCCTATCCTGCTGATGGACGAACCCTTCGGTGCCCTCGATCCACTCACCCGTATCAGCGTCAGAAAAGAATTTAAAGCACTGGATGAACTGAACAGTAAGACCATCATCATTGTTACGCATGATATAGAAGAAGCTTTTGAACTCGGTAATCGTATCTGTGTTATGAATGAAGGCCGCATACAACAGCTGGGGAGCGCCACTGAACTGCTGTTCAACCCTGCCAATGATTTTGTGCGTAATTTTCTCGACAAACAACGGCTGGAGCTGGAGCTTAAGTCACTCCGTCTGCTCGATATATGGCCTTATCTCAACGGCACGGGTGAAACAGCCGGTATATTGTTGCCCGGCGAAACCAGCTGTTGGGACACACTGGAAAACCTTACCACTTCCGCTGCCACTGCCACTTTCAGGGGTGAAAATAAACACCTGGACGGAAACATACTGATGAATGCCATCACCGCCTTTAAAAAAAATGTCAGCCAAAATGGACACGCCTGA
- a CDS encoding mercuric reductase — MEKFDAIVVGSGQGGNPLARKMAENGWRTALIEQRQLGGTCINDGCTPTKTMIASARVAYLVAHSEDWGISNQGYTIDMAAVMARKEEVVLQFRNNTTRALQKAGVSIIYGSAAFSGIKTIKVALDDGSTMELTAPNIFINTGATPFIPDIPGLRDVPYLTSTTLLDMRAAPPELIILGGSYIALEMAQLYRRLGSNVTIIERSPRLMSKEDPDVAAILRNLLEAEDIQVITSADIEKVMIVDGHLHVEVKTGSTSLTITGSHILVATGRQPQTATLQTEKSNVTLDAKGYIQVDEQLETSCPGIYALGDVKPGPAFTHMSYNDHLLIYKNLFEKAELTVRTRQLPYCMFTDPQLGRIGLSESQARLEGYPIKVARIGMDRVARAIETGETLGFMKAIVHEHTGQILGASIIGTAGGEIMSVLQMAMLGGITATQIRDMIFAHPLYAESLNNLFMSLEK; from the coding sequence ATGGAAAAGTTCGACGCAATTGTAGTCGGTTCAGGACAGGGAGGCAATCCGCTGGCGAGGAAAATGGCGGAAAACGGATGGAGAACAGCCCTGATAGAACAACGCCAGCTGGGTGGCACATGTATCAATGACGGCTGCACACCTACCAAAACCATGATTGCCAGCGCCAGGGTCGCTTATCTGGTAGCACATAGTGAAGACTGGGGCATCAGCAATCAGGGGTATACCATCGATATGGCCGCAGTGATGGCCCGTAAAGAAGAGGTGGTGTTGCAATTCAGGAACAATACCACCAGGGCGCTTCAGAAAGCGGGCGTGAGCATTATTTATGGTAGTGCTGCTTTCTCTGGTATAAAAACAATCAAAGTGGCCCTGGACGATGGCAGCACCATGGAACTTACCGCACCAAACATTTTTATTAATACAGGCGCAACTCCTTTTATACCGGACATTCCCGGCCTCCGGGACGTGCCATATCTCACTTCCACCACTCTGCTCGACATGCGCGCTGCACCACCGGAACTGATCATCCTGGGAGGTAGTTATATTGCACTGGAAATGGCACAGCTATACCGGCGTTTAGGCAGCAACGTTACCATTATAGAACGAAGCCCCCGGCTGATGTCTAAGGAAGATCCCGATGTGGCCGCCATACTCAGAAACCTGCTGGAAGCTGAAGATATACAGGTGATCACCTCCGCCGATATTGAAAAAGTAATGATCGTAGATGGCCACCTGCATGTGGAGGTGAAGACCGGCAGTACCTCTCTTACTATAACGGGATCGCATATACTGGTAGCTACCGGAAGGCAACCACAGACCGCCACCCTGCAGACAGAAAAAAGCAATGTGACCCTGGATGCAAAGGGTTATATCCAGGTAGATGAACAACTCGAAACCTCCTGCCCTGGCATTTATGCACTGGGAGATGTAAAGCCAGGACCCGCCTTCACCCATATGTCCTATAATGATCACCTGCTGATCTATAAAAATCTTTTCGAAAAAGCCGAACTCACTGTCAGAACCAGGCAGCTGCCATATTGTATGTTTACAGATCCACAGCTGGGCCGTATCGGGCTGTCGGAATCACAGGCAAGGCTGGAAGGCTATCCCATAAAAGTAGCACGCATTGGTATGGATAGAGTGGCCCGTGCTATTGAAACCGGCGAAACACTCGGCTTTATGAAAGCCATTGTACACGAACACACCGGGCAGATACTGGGTGCATCTATCATTGGTACCGCCGGCGGCGAAATCATGTCTGTTCTGCAGATGGCTATGCTGGGTGGTATAACGGCAACGCAGATACGGGATATGATATTTGCCCATCCCCTTTATGCTGAATCATTGAATAATCTGTTCATGTCACTGGAAAAATAA
- the dusB gene encoding tRNA dihydrouridine synthase DusB: MVKIDNITLPDFPLLLAPMEDVSDPPFRAICKDAGADLMYTEFISSEGLIRDAIKCRRKLDIFEYERPVGIQIFGGDEDSLAMAAKIVDVTNPDLLDINFGCPVKKVAGRGAGAGVLKDLDLMVRLTEACVKATKLPVTVKTRLGWDDDTKNIEEVAERLQDVGIKALAIHGRTRCQMYKGEADWTLIGKVKNNPRIHIPIFGNGDINSPQKAVEYKNRYGVDGIMIGRAVIGYPWLFREIKHYVKTGEIMSGPTLEERIAVSKKHLRLSVEWKGPVVGINEMRGCYANYLKGLPNIKEFRSRLVTLKTVEEVETVLDEIEAYYKGIELEQTQIELIDYHQNCPL, translated from the coding sequence TTGGTTAAGATTGACAACATAACACTGCCTGATTTCCCGCTATTGCTGGCTCCTATGGAGGATGTGAGTGATCCTCCGTTCCGTGCTATCTGTAAAGATGCGGGAGCGGATCTGATGTATACTGAATTTATTTCAAGTGAAGGGTTGATCCGCGATGCGATCAAATGCCGGCGCAAGCTGGACATATTTGAGTACGAAAGGCCGGTAGGCATTCAGATTTTTGGGGGTGATGAAGACAGTCTGGCTATGGCCGCTAAAATTGTGGATGTGACCAATCCGGACCTGCTGGATATCAATTTTGGCTGTCCGGTGAAAAAAGTGGCCGGCAGAGGTGCGGGTGCCGGTGTCTTAAAAGACCTGGACCTGATGGTAAGGCTGACAGAAGCCTGTGTAAAAGCCACCAAGCTGCCCGTTACCGTCAAAACCCGCCTTGGCTGGGATGATGATACCAAAAATATAGAAGAAGTGGCCGAAAGGCTGCAGGACGTGGGTATCAAGGCCCTGGCCATTCATGGACGTACCCGTTGCCAGATGTACAAGGGGGAAGCCGACTGGACCCTGATCGGAAAAGTGAAGAATAACCCACGTATCCATATTCCCATTTTCGGAAATGGTGATATCAACAGCCCGCAGAAAGCAGTTGAATACAAAAACCGGTACGGCGTCGACGGTATTATGATCGGTAGGGCTGTGATCGGCTATCCATGGCTGTTCCGTGAGATCAAACATTATGTAAAAACCGGCGAAATAATGTCCGGGCCAACACTTGAAGAACGTATTGCCGTCAGCAAAAAACACCTGCGCCTCTCCGTGGAATGGAAAGGCCCTGTGGTAGGCATCAATGAGATGCGAGGCTGTTATGCCAACTACCTGAAGGGGCTGCCCAATATTAAAGAGTTCCGCAGCCGGCTGGTAACCCTCAAAACCGTAGAAGAGGTAGAAACCGTGCTCGACGAAATAGAAGCCTATTACAAAGGCATTGAGCTGGAACAAACACAGATAGAACTGATTGATTACCATCAGAACTGCCCGCTGTAG